One window of Parambassis ranga chromosome 3, fParRan2.1, whole genome shotgun sequence genomic DNA carries:
- the myom2b gene encoding myomesin-2, whose amino-acid sequence MSVWIKRGHYNQEYHHKQSQYVVKEYSSSEAMEERYEHKTKARIQEVVSTKMGDKYVREEPMIRGPQFLVRLRSHTVYENTPIKLFCTVEGFPIPSVKWYRDGAILGMSSGKYLVEAKGGIHSLEIPRCSTDDTAQYTAVAGNSHGQASSQASVIVKRFKQEDESCPYAWLPFTAAMLPKIHYTKINITFVEKFGPVFASEGGSATLSATMTLNPNLANLQPEAQWYRDDVRLFDSKWVKIETGRGVTTLTIPNLYKDDEGLYMLRMVTKGGTAEHSAFVSVEDGPPSVPNAPGAPMDIKIHDANRDYVIVSWKPPNTTTEGPILGYFVDKCEVGTENWTQCNDHPIKICKYPVSGLFEGHSYYFRVRAVNSHGISKPSRMSDPIAALDPTEFERLHAKKLGGKLDVVSYHDDIEAEGKPPGPPSGMYASETDRTYVVLSWKAPAYSSKAPMWYYIEKCMVDSGAWQRVNTQVPIRSPRYAVFDLAEGKQYKFRVLSANMYGTSEASEPTGPIETQELKGVPSAPGQVISTRETDTSVLIQWAPPKEPNNLIGYYIDQCVKGSKDWTSANHKPRKETKFVVSGLTTGETYVFRVQAINELGLSDESQESAPLTVRAALTPPSASYDIGLLNCDGHSMVLNWKKPLHSGGAKVKEYYVDKRRSGTTMWREVHIPPVTERLYTVEGLTEGAVYQFQVYAANLAGLGPASKHSADFKCEAWTMPEPGPAYDLTFCEVRDNSLVVEWKKPVYTGSGAITGYHVEYAKKGTSDWTTANEKAVSSRFLKVTGLEAGTSYVLRVRAVNAAGVGMASMASDPVIAKAVEGSQEVSCVVDEKSGDIVLSFESCQMKEGSQFIWKKDYKEITDFSKGVVIKTEGNHSKLIFKNPDKEDIGTFSVSVTNTNGVSSSYTVTAEELAKMLALSYDIRHPIIPLKSELAYKILERGRMRFWLQAEEISSNVTYKFFANNKELSGADPNKMGHDVSTGIIEFILDHFTEENEGTFTCQITDGGGKAQSSLVLIGDAFKAALAEADYQRREYIRVKEGPHFSEFLSLQVGDDCSVTLVCKVANLKKESEFHWYREDTEIIPDVKPDLGSGVCKLPIKLFSLKTAGVYKAIISDDRGKDMSQIDISGKVFDDAINKLNQLAGASAAELVINCTATGIQLQCHMKYYTSEMNVTWYHGETKLCHSDKSVIGGTPAMATIEVIEPVEKDKGIYSIVIAGAESSHKRILDLSGDVYEKAFAEFQKLKAEAYAEKNRGKVVGGLPDVVTIMEKKTLSLTCTVCGDPKPQVSWLKNGTEVEPDDQYVVSLDQGKFASLTIKGVSMEDSGRYTMIVQNKYGGESVDIVVSVYRHGEKIPEAKPTLTPKTIIPPKLPIEIPQPKAQPAPSPAPSAPSPAPSAPSPAPPKAPGRGVKSPTPTRRK is encoded by the exons ATGTCAGTGTGGATCAAACGTGGACATTACAACCAAGAATACCACCACAAACAGAGCCAATATGTGGTTAAGGAATACAGCAG CTCCGAGGCGATGGAGGAAAGATATGAGCACAAAACCAAAGCTCGCATCCAGGAAGTG GTGAGCACAAAGATGGGAGACAAATATGTACGTGAGGAGCCCATGATCAGGGGACCACAGTTCCTGGTCAGACTGAGATCCCACACTGTGTATGAAAACACTCCAATCAAACTCTTCTGTACTGTTGAGGGCTTCCCCATACCATCTGTAAAATG GTATAGAGACGGTGCAATCCTGGGCATGTCCTCTGGAAAGTATCTGGTTGAAGCCAAAGGTGGAATCCATTCTCTGGAGATTCCAAG ATGTTCAACTGATGACACAGCCCAGTACACTGCTGTGGCTGGTAACAGCCATGGACAGGCCTCTAGTCAGGCCTCTGTTATTGTCAAGA GATTCAAGCAAGAAGATGAATCATGTCCATATGCATGGCTGCCCTTCACAG CTGCCATGCTTCCCAAGATCCATTACACAAAAATCAACATTACTTTTGTGGAGAAGTTTGGTCCTGTGTTTGCTTCTGAGGGAGGATCTGCCACTCTTTCTGCTACTATGACCTTAAATCCCAACCTGGCCAACCTGCAGCCTGAGGCACAGTGGTATAGAGATG ACGTTCGTCTGTTTGATTCCAAGTGGGTAAAGATTGAAACTGGCAGAGGAGTCACCACCTTGACTATTCCAAACCTCTACAAAGATGATGAAGGCCTGTACATGCTGCGCATGGTCACTAAAGGCGGCACTGCAGAGCACAGTGCGTTCGTCTCGGTTGAAG ATggtcctccctctgtccctaATGCACCTGGTGCTCCAATGGACATCAAGATTCATGATGCCAATAGAGACTATGTTATTGTGTCATGGAAGCCTCCCAATACCACAACAGAGGGTCCAATCCTGGGATATTTTGTGGACAA ATGTGAGGTAGGAACTGAAAACTGGACCCAGTGCAATGATCACCCCATTAAAATCTGCAAATACCCAGTTTCTGGGCTGTTTGAAGGCCACTCCTACTACTTCAGAGTCCGAGCTGTTAACTCCCACGGAATCAGCAAACCCTCCCGCATGTCTGATCCCATTGCTGCATTGGACCCCACTGAGTTTGAGAGGCTGCATG CCAAAAAGCTTGGAGGAAAACTGGATGTTGTATCTTACCATGATGACATAGAAG CTGAAGGAAAGCCACCAGGCCCTCCATCAGGAATGTATGCCtcagaaacagacagaactTATGTTGTTTTGAGCTGGAAAGCACCTGCTTATTCCAGCAAGGCTCCAATGTGGTACTACATTGAAAAG TGCATGGTTGACAGTGGAGCATGGCAGCGTGTTAACACTCAGGTCCCTATCCGATCTCCCCGCTATGCTGTCTTTGACCTGGCTGAGGGAAAACAATACAAGTTCAGAGTGTTGTCTGCCAACATGTATGGAACCAGTGAGGCATCTGAGCCAACTGGACCTATTGAGACTCAGGAACTTAAAG GTGTACCATCTGCTCCTGGTCAGGTAATTTCAACAAGGGAAACAGACACCTCTGTCCTCATCCAGTGGGCTCCACCAAAGGAACCCAACAATCTGATTGGTTACTACATTGACCAGTGTGTGAAGGGGTCCAAGGACTGGacatcagccaatcacaaaCCTCGCAAAGAAACCAA GTTTGTGGTTAGTGGTCTGACTACAGGAGAAACCTATGTTTTCCGTGTTCAGGCTATCAATGAGCTCGGCCTCAGTGATGAATCCCAAGAGTCTGCCCCTCTGACTGTCAGGGCCGCTCTTA cccctccctctgcttcttATGACATTGGCCTGTTGAACTGTGATGGCCATTCCATGGTTCTGAACTGGAAGAAGCCTCTACATTCTGGAGGTGCAAAAGTCAAGGAATATTATGTGGATAAAAGACGTAGTGGGACAACCATGTGGAGGGAAGTTCATATCCCACCAGTCACTGAAAGACTTTACACG GTGGAGGGCCTGACAGAGGGAGCAGTCTATCAGTTCCAGGTCTATGCTGCCAACCTGGCTGGTTTGGGACCAGCTTCCAAACACTCAGCTGATTTCAAGTGTGAAGCCTGGACAATGCCAGAGCCTG gtCCTGCCTATGACCTGACTTTCTGTGAAGTGAGAGATAATTCTTTGGTAGTTGAATGGAAAAAGCCTGTCTATACTGGTTCTGGAGCTATTACAGGCTATCATGTTGAGTACGCAAAGAAGGGCACTTCTGACTGGACCACAGCCAATGAGAAAGCTGTCAGCTCCCGCTTCCTGAAG GTAACAGGCCTGGAGGCGGGCACCAGCTATGTGCTAAGGGTGCGTGCGGTCAATGCAGCGGGAGTGGGTATGGCCTCAATGGCATCTGATCCTGTGATTGCCAAGGCTGTGGAAG GTTCCCAGGAAGTGTCCTGTGTGGTGGATGAAAAGTCAGGTGACATTGTCCTGTCATTTGAGTCCTGCCAAATGAAGGAGGGTTCTCAATTCATCTGGAAAAAAGACTATAAAGAAATCACAGATTTCTCTAAAGGAGTTGTGATTAAGACTGAAGGCAACCA CTCTAAGCTGATCTTTAAAAACCCAGATAAAGAGGACATTGGGAcattctctgtttctgtcaccaACACAAATGGGGTGTCATCCAGCTACACAGTCACTGCTGAAG AGTTGGCAAAGATGCTGGCACTCAGCTATGATATCAGACACCCAA TTATTCCACTGAAGTCCGAGTTGGCCTATAAGATTTTGGAGAGAGGCAGAATGAGGTTTTGGCTGCAGGCTGAAGAGATTTCTTCTAATGTCACCTACAAATTCTTTGCAAACAACAAGGAACTGTCTGGGGCTGAT CCCAACAAGATGGGTCATGACGTCTCTACAGGTATCATTGAGTTCATCTTGGACCATTTCACTGAGGAAAATGAGGGGACATTTACCTGCCAGATCACAGATGGAGGAGGCAAAGCACAGAGCTCATTGGTTCTGATTGGAGATG cttTCAAGGCAGCATTGGCTGAGGCAGACTACCAGAGGAGAGAGTACATCAGAGTCAAGGAGG GTCCTCATTTCAGTGAGTTCCTGTCACTTCAGGTTGGAGACGACTGCTCTGTCACTTTAGTCTGCAAG GTTGCCAATTTGAAGAAGGAATCAGAGTTTCACTGGTACAGGGAAGACACAGAGATTATCCCTGATGTGAAGCCTGACCTTGGATCAGGAGTCTGTAAACTGCCCATTAAATTG TTTTCACTGAAGACAGCAGGAGTTTATAAGGCCATCATTAGTGATGACAGAGGAAAAGATATGAGCCAAATTGACATCTCAGGAAAAG TCTTTGACGATGCCATAAACAAGCTCAACCAGCTGGCTG GAGCCAGTGCAGCAGAGCTGGTGATTAACTGCACAGCAACAGGCATTCAGCTACAGTGTCACATGAAGTATTATACCTCAGAGATGAATGTCACCTGGTATCATGG TGAGACTAAACTCTGCCACAGTGACAAGTCTGTGATTGGAGGAACCCCTGCTATGGCAACAATAGAG GTGATTGAACCTGTGGAGAAGGATAAGGGCATTTACTCCATCGTGATTGCTGGTGCTGAGAGCTCACATAAACGTATCCTGGACCTCAGTGGTGATG taTATGAGAAGGCATTTGCTGAGTTCCAGAAGCTAAA GGCTGAGGCTTATGCTGAGAAGA ACCGTGGTAAGGTGGTGGGAGGATTGCCCGATGTAGTCACCATTATGGAGAAGAAG ACCCTGAGTTTAACTTGTACAGTTTGTGGAGACCCCAAGCCTCAGGTGTCATGGTTGAAGAATGGAACAGAAGTCGAACCTGATGATCAG TATGTGGTCTCCTTGGACCAGGGCAAGTTTGCCAGTCTGACGATCAAAGGTGTTTCCATGGAGGATTCTGGCAGATATACCATGATTGTCCAGAACAAATATGGAGGGGAGTCTGTGGATATAGTG GTCAGTGTGTACCGCCATGGGGAGAAAATCCCTGAGGCAAAACCAACTCTGACTC